The nucleotide window GATTTTCGGGGCCGTCGGAGGATCGGCCCCGGTCGATCCTCGTTCCTCGGCGAACGCATGGATGCGTCCGGCCGCGCGCCATGGCCTCCGGTGGCTCGGACCGCTATGGGGTCTCGACGAGAGGTCGGGCCGTTCCCCCTGCGGAACGGATTCTGACGAGATCGGCTGAGAGAGCGATGGGCTACGCGGTCAAGGAACTGTTCCATACCCTCCAGGGTGAGGGTGCCCAGGCGGGCCGGGCCGCGGTCTTCTGCCGGTTTTCCGGCTGCAATCTCTGGTCCGGCCGCGAGGAGGATCGCGCGACCGCCGCCTGCACCTTCTGCGATACGGATTTCATCGGCATGGATGGCGAGGGCGGCGGCCGCTTCGCCACGCCCGACGCCCTGGCCGACGCCATCGCCGCGACCTGGGAGGGCGGCGCCTCGCACCATTACGTGGTCTTCACCGGCGGCGAGCCGCTGCTGCAGCTCGACCCCGACTTGATCACGGCCGTGCATGCGCGCGGCTTCGAGATCGCGGTCGAGACCAACGGCACGCTCAGCGCGCCCGAGGGAATCGACTGGATCTGCGTGAGCCCGAAGGCGGGCAATGCCCTGGTCCAGACCACGGGCCACGAATTGAAGCTGGTCTACCCGCAGGCAGCGGCCCTGCCCGAGCGCTTCGCAGCCCTCGACTTCCGCCACCATTGGCTCCAGCCCATGGACGGGCCGGACCGGCTTGCTCATACCCAGGCGGCGGTGGAGTATTGCCGCCGCGACGCGCGCTGGCGGCTGTCGCTCCAGACCCACAAGATCATCGGAATCCCGTGACCGCCATTCCCTGATCCTCTGCCGGTCACGTCGGCGCGCGAAGAACCTCAGAGTCACGTCATGAAGATCACTCAAGCTTTCACTTTCGAGGCGGCCCATCGCCT belongs to Methylobacterium sp. 77 and includes:
- the queE gene encoding 7-carboxy-7-deazaguanine synthase, with translation MGYAVKELFHTLQGEGAQAGRAAVFCRFSGCNLWSGREEDRATAACTFCDTDFIGMDGEGGGRFATPDALADAIAATWEGGASHHYVVFTGGEPLLQLDPDLITAVHARGFEIAVETNGTLSAPEGIDWICVSPKAGNALVQTTGHELKLVYPQAAALPERFAALDFRHHWLQPMDGPDRLAHTQAAVEYCRRDARWRLSLQTHKIIGIP